The DNA sequence CTGAGGTGATTGTCCGGATAAACACGCGGCAACCGGTCGCCGCGCACAATTCAATCCAGAACCTGGGAGATAACGGTGGCCGACAAGGTGAAAGTACTGGTGGTGGGTCTCGGCAATATGGGTGCGTCGCACGCCAGTGCCTATCATCGCTCGGAGGGGTTTGAGATCGTCGGCATCATGAGCCGCTCGATCAAGAGCAACACGAAAATCCCGGCCGAACTCGCCGGTTATCCGCTCTACGAGGATTTCGACCTGGCGCTGAGGGAGACCAGGCCGGATGCGGTCTCGATCAACAGCTGGCCGAACACCCATGCCGAATACGCGCTGAAGGCGATCGCGGCGAACTGCCACGTGTTCATGGAAAAGCCTTTGGCCACCAACATCGAGGACGCCGAAAAGGTGGTGGCGGCCGCGCGGGCGAAAAACCGCAAGCTGGTGCTCGGCTACATCCTGCGCGTCCACCCCTCGTGGATCAAGTTCATCGAGGTTGGCAAGACGCTCGGCAAGCCGCTGGTCATGCGGCTCAACCTCAACCAGCAAAGCAGCGGCAGCGCCTGGCACTGGCACAAGAACCTGATCGATTCGCTGATCCCGATCGTCGATTGCGGCGTGCATTATGTCGACGTCATGTGCCAGCTGACCGGCGCCAAGCCGGTGCGCGTGCATGGCATTGGCGCCAAACTATGGGCCGAAGCCGACAAGCAGAATTACGGCCACTTGCATGTCACCTTCGATGACGGCTCGGTCGGCTGGTACGAGGCCGGCTGGGGTCCGATGATGAGCGAGACGGCCTACTTCGTGAAGGATGTCGTCGGCCCGAAAGGCGCGGTTTCGATCGTCGCCGGCCAGCAGGCGAGCAGCGCGGCCGAGTTGGCCGAAGTGTCGAACTCCGCCGACATCGACCGGCACACCAAGACCGACGCGCTGAAGATCCATTATGCCGCCGTCGACGGCGACAAGAATTTCAAAAAGCCCGACGAGATCGTCAGCATGGAGGACGAGCCCGGCCACCAGGAACTGTGCGACCGCGAGCAGGCGTTCTTCCTGCGCGCCATAAGCGAGGACCTCGATCTGACCGAGCAGATGGACGCGGCGGTCAACAGCCTGCGCATCGTGCTCGCGGCCGAACAGAGCATAGAGCTGGGACGGACGGTCGAGCTGGCCTGATGCTATCCGGTTGCTGGCGCTGGAGGCGGCACCGGCAGCGCAGGAGTTTCACCTTCTCCCCGTCACTATACGGGGAGAAGGTGCCGGCAGGCGGATGAGGGGCGGCGCCTACATTTGTAATTAGCCGGTAGCGACAGCTCGCGCATTCCTAAGCGCGATGTCGAGGCAACGCAAATTTGGGAGTGAGACATGGTCACCGACAGTCTTTTGAAGACCTATGCCGAGTCCGACGCGCTTGGCCTCGCCGCGCTGGTCCGCGGCGGCCAGGTTTCGCCGGCGGAATTGGTCGAGGCGGCGATCACGCTGGTCGAGCGGTTGAATCCGTCGCTCAACGCGGTCGTCCATCGCCTCTATGACATGGCGCGCGCACAGGCCGCGACGGTCGACAGATCGGCACCCTTTGCCGGCGTACCATTCCTGCTCAAGGAACTGGCCTCGTCCTGGACGGGTGCGCCCAACACCAATTCCTGCTTCTACCTCAGAGATGTCGTCGCCGATTTCGACACCGAAGTCGTTCGCCGCATGAAGGCGGCGGGACTGGTGCTGGTCGGCAAGTCGAACGCGCCCGAAAACGGCTGGTCGATCACGACGGAACCAAAACTCTACGGCACGACGAAAAACCCGTGGAAGGAAGGCATCACGCCAGGCGGCTCGAGCGGCGGCGCGGCCTCGGCTGTCGCCTCGCGCATGGTGCCGATCGCGGAGGCCAGCGACGGCGCCGGCTCGATTCGCATCCCCGCCTCCTGCTGCGGGATCGTGGGCCTGAAACCATCGCGCGGCCGCGTCAGCCTGGCCCCGTTCGGCGACTATTGGTATGGCGGTGCCTACTTCCTCTGCTGCTCGCGCACGGTGCGCGACACGGCGGCCTATCTCGATGCGGTGGCCAGTGCGCTGCCCGGCGAGCCCTATACGCCGCCGGTGCCGGATGCCTCCTGGCTCAGCCTGTCGGCGCGTGCGCCGAAAAACCTGCGCATCGGCTTCACCGTCACGCCGCCCAACGGCACCGCCATCGATCCGGAGGTGAAGGCGGCGGTGCTGGCGACCGTGGCCGCATTCGAGCGGTTGGGGCATCATGTCGAGGAGCACGACATGCCGCTCGATGCCAATGGCGTATGGGCAACCTACACCAACATGACCTGCGTCCAGACGGCGGCGACCTTCGACTCCCTGGAAACGGTGATCGGCCGGCGGGTGACGCCAGGCGATGTCGAGGCGGTGACCTGGGCGATCATCGAGCGCGGCCGCGCCACCAGCGGGGTCAGGCACATCTCCGATGTCGAGCAGCTCCGGCAGGTCGGCCGCGATATTGTCGGCGACCTCAAGGCCTATGATCTCTTCGTCACGCCGACCTTGACGCAACTGCCGCGGCCGTTCGGCTATTACGACATGTCGGAGACCGACATCGACCGCTACAACGCCAAATGGACGGATGCCGTCTTTGCCTTCCCCTTCAACATCTCCGGCCAGCCGGCGATCTCGCTGCCGCTCGGCTGGTCGCACGGCGGCGTGCCGGTCGGCGTGCAACTGGTCGGCCGCTACGGCGACGAGGCGACGGTGCTGGCGGCGTCGGCGCAGCTGGAACAGGAAATGCCATGGAGGGACAAGCGGCCGGCGGTGAGCGCTTAGGGACCTGTACGGAGGTTTGATCGCTGGACGGCAAAACCTTTCCCGTCGTCATCCTGGGGCGTAGCAAGGAGCGCAGCGACGCAGCGCAGACCCCAGGATCCATGCCGCGACATCAAAGCGTTCCCGGCGGTCCAAAATTCTGCTCCGCTGCACCCCACGGAAAGGTCACGGCATGGATCCTCGGGTCTCCGCGACGGAGCTTCGCTCCTGCTCCGCCCGTGGATGACGAAGGTGGAGGGACCTCAGCCAATTTCCGGAGGTGCAGATCTCAAGCCTCCTACTACCCAATCACCTCCAGCCGCCGCGGCAGCCGGTTCATCGCGACCGGCCCATCCGGCGTGATCAGGAACTGGTCCTCGAGGTTGAAGCTGGCGAGGCCGTCGATATAGAGCGGGATTTCGAAGGCCAGCACCATGCCGGCCTCGATCACGACCTCGCTGCCGGCCGATATGAACGGCCATTGCTCGGAAAAGACCGACTGCCCGACGCCGTGGCCGAAGTGGCCGCGGCGGTAGGAGCGCAGGCCTTGGCGCGCCAGGCTGTCGGTGGCGACGCGGTGGACATGGGCAAGCGTGTTCCCGGGAACAAGCTCGGCCAGCCCATCGTCGAAGGCGCGCTCGGCAATGGCGTGCAGTTCGGCCTGATCAGCCGAAGGCGGGCCGAAGGTGAAGTTGCGCGACATGTCGGAGGCGTAGCCACCGACCGTACAGACCATGTCGCATTTCAGCGGATCGCCCGCCACGGCCCTGGCGTCGGCGCCCTTGGCCCGGGCGCCCAGCGTCACATATTCGGCCGTGATGACCGGGTGGGACAAGCCGGCCGCCGCCGTGGCGACGCCCTGCCGGTAGAGCGCGACGAGATCGCTCTGGCGCATGCCGGCCATGGCATCGACCTGCAGCCGCTCCAGGCCGGCTTCCGACAGGATGATGCCTTGCCGCAGCAGGTCGATCTCGCGCTGCGACTTGAGCGCGCGCAGCCGGTCCTGCACAAGCGAGCCGTCCACAACAGGGCAATCCGGCAGCAGCGCCTGGATGGCGGCAAAATCGGCGGCGGGAATGAAGTCGAGGTCGAGGCCGAGCGTGGCGCGCTCCAGCCCGAAATCGGCGAGGATTGCCTGCAGCTGTCGCACCGAGCCGGCGAGGTCGAAGGTGGCGGGACGCGCGAAATCCGGCGCGCGGCCGAGCGAAGCCAGGCCAGCCTCGATACGCTCCGCCAGGGGCAGCCCGGCAGGCTCTGTCTCGATCGGCGCTGCTTCGATCCAGATCGGGTGCGAGCGCACGACCATCTCGGGCGCGGCGGTCCGCAGTTGCGTGGCATTGAAGTCGGCGACCACGACGCCGATCGGCAGGTCCTGCCTGGCCGGGACGACGACGAAGCCGGCGCCGGCGCGCCGGAACAGTCCGGCCGGACCGATCGAAGCGCCGGTCGCATAATGGAAGGCCTCGGGCGCTGAGAGCACCAGCGCCGCGATGCCAGCGCGTTGCATCAACTGCGTGGCGCGCTGCCGGTCGACAAAACCCGTCATGTGTTTCTCCGGATGTCCGAAGCGACAACGGAGCATCGCAGGTGCGGACAATCAAGACGGTTGCTCGTATTGACGCACCGATACCTTGAGTGCGGAGCGGAGATGCCCACGACTTCGTCATCCTAGAGCGGAGCAAGGAGCGCAGCGACGCAGCGCAGGCCCTAGAATCCATGCCGGGACTCCGGAGCGTTGCCACGGTCCAGATTCTGCTCCGCTGCACCCGCCAGCACGGTCGCGGCATGGATCCTCGGGTC is a window from the Mesorhizobium australicum WSM2073 genome containing:
- a CDS encoding M24 family metallopeptidase, which gives rise to MTGFVDRQRATQLMQRAGIAALVLSAPEAFHYATGASIGPAGLFRRAGAGFVVVPARQDLPIGVVVADFNATQLRTAAPEMVVRSHPIWIEAAPIETEPAGLPLAERIEAGLASLGRAPDFARPATFDLAGSVRQLQAILADFGLERATLGLDLDFIPAADFAAIQALLPDCPVVDGSLVQDRLRALKSQREIDLLRQGIILSEAGLERLQVDAMAGMRQSDLVALYRQGVATAAAGLSHPVITAEYVTLGARAKGADARAVAGDPLKCDMVCTVGGYASDMSRNFTFGPPSADQAELHAIAERAFDDGLAELVPGNTLAHVHRVATDSLARQGLRSYRRGHFGHGVGQSVFSEQWPFISAGSEVVIEAGMVLAFEIPLYIDGLASFNLEDQFLITPDGPVAMNRLPRRLEVIG
- a CDS encoding Gfo/Idh/MocA family protein; this translates as MADKVKVLVVGLGNMGASHASAYHRSEGFEIVGIMSRSIKSNTKIPAELAGYPLYEDFDLALRETRPDAVSINSWPNTHAEYALKAIAANCHVFMEKPLATNIEDAEKVVAAARAKNRKLVLGYILRVHPSWIKFIEVGKTLGKPLVMRLNLNQQSSGSAWHWHKNLIDSLIPIVDCGVHYVDVMCQLTGAKPVRVHGIGAKLWAEADKQNYGHLHVTFDDGSVGWYEAGWGPMMSETAYFVKDVVGPKGAVSIVAGQQASSAAELAEVSNSADIDRHTKTDALKIHYAAVDGDKNFKKPDEIVSMEDEPGHQELCDREQAFFLRAISEDLDLTEQMDAAVNSLRIVLAAEQSIELGRTVELA
- a CDS encoding amidase; translation: MVTDSLLKTYAESDALGLAALVRGGQVSPAELVEAAITLVERLNPSLNAVVHRLYDMARAQAATVDRSAPFAGVPFLLKELASSWTGAPNTNSCFYLRDVVADFDTEVVRRMKAAGLVLVGKSNAPENGWSITTEPKLYGTTKNPWKEGITPGGSSGGAASAVASRMVPIAEASDGAGSIRIPASCCGIVGLKPSRGRVSLAPFGDYWYGGAYFLCCSRTVRDTAAYLDAVASALPGEPYTPPVPDASWLSLSARAPKNLRIGFTVTPPNGTAIDPEVKAAVLATVAAFERLGHHVEEHDMPLDANGVWATYTNMTCVQTAATFDSLETVIGRRVTPGDVEAVTWAIIERGRATSGVRHISDVEQLRQVGRDIVGDLKAYDLFVTPTLTQLPRPFGYYDMSETDIDRYNAKWTDAVFAFPFNISGQPAISLPLGWSHGGVPVGVQLVGRYGDEATVLAASAQLEQEMPWRDKRPAVSA